From the genome of Acidobacteriota bacterium:
TGCATCGTCTGATAATTCAGAGAATTGGTAGACCGTTTTTTCAATTGTGCGCATTTTATTTAATCTCCATAATGCGGGAATAGTGCCCGCGCATTTCTTCGGCGCGCACATCATCAATCCATTCAACGAAACAGCAAACACAAGCGCCTGACAGGTTATAGCGTGAAAAATCGCCCGCTTCATATTCTTTTTTCCATCCGGCGCCGTCATGCCGCGCAAGTTTACAAATTGCGCCGCGTTCACTATTGGCATGGATAATATAGCGGTTTACCCATGAATAATTTGCCTCTCCGCTGAATGTGTCTGTTACTTTGACAAAATAAATATTTTTCGTTTTCACGGTATCAATCCCCTAAATATAAACGCCGGTAAACATTTGATTCTTGCGCATGTATCTGTCAAAATTAAAATTTACGTTCAAATCACTATAAATCCCGTTTTTATAATCTGGCAGAATGCCGATTTTGCGCAATACTGAAATTGCCTCATGTTTCCATTGATCGCCATATCCGTATTGATACGGAATAGTTATATGCTTATATCCGCCGTTTTTCGTGGGAATTGAGATCCAGCATGAGAAATAAGTATTACCGTTTACCTTGTCAAACCATTTGCGGCCGGTAATTTCGATATTTTTAGTTTTATCGTAGTCGTCAACGATCAATTCAAGGCAATCCGCTATTGTCCGTTTTTGGATAATTGCGGCCGCGTCCGAAATACTAGCGGCCGGATATTTCGACCCAAATTCCTTACGGTTTTTTGCTGCGGCCGCTTTCGTCAATTCTTTGAACGTTGTGTAATGGTTTGTGCCTTGCAACATGGCGAAACCGCAATGTAGACGATCCGTGTTAGTTTCCGCGGAATTGAGTACCGTCAAAACCAAGTCATTAGCGGCCGCGGTTTTTGCGCCGGTCTCGAAAATGTGATTATTCATTTTTGCTTTCCTCTTTCAGTTACTTGGAAACGGCCGCCAATTGGCGCGCCAGGCGGTAAAGTGCAGACACGCCGTGTTTTTTGGCGTATTGACTCGCGGCATAGCGGCCGGCCGTGTTAACCATAGCGGCCGCGCGGATTGCGTAAAAAGCGGCCGGCGTTGAAGTTTCGTAAACGGACATGGTGTAATTCTCCAAAATTTTTAGCATTTGCTAAATGCTTCTACCTAAAAAACGCCGTTTTTCTTGTGCCGGCGCGGTTTCGGGCGTTTTTGCTTCTGCCCATGAATACAGATTATACGTCTAATTTACGCAGTGTCAACAATTTTTTAGCACATTGCAAAAAATAGTTGGGAACGCCTGTAGACGTGGGCGTTTACAGACTTTGCGAACAAGTAAAAACGCCCAAAAAACGCCAGGTTATCCGCGGCGGTTTATCCATCTATACGCCGGCGGCCGCTTGTTTGAGCATGTGCTGCAGGTTGAACGCATGGCAGGTCCGGCGCCAGGCTGACAGGTTGAACGCATTACAGGTCCGGCGCCAGGCTGACAGGTTGAACGCATGGCAGGTCCGGCGCCAGGCTGACAGGTTGAACGCATGGCAGGTCCGGCGCCAGGCTGACAGGTTGAACGCAGGCGCCAGCCGGTGGAACGCATGGCAGGTCCGGCGCCAGGCTGATAGGTTGAACGCATTCCAGCTCCGGCGCCAAGCTGACAGGTTGAACGCATGGCAGGTCCGGCGCCAGGCTGACAGGTTGAACGCATGGCAGGTCCGGCGCCAGGCTGACAGGTTGAACGCATGGCAGGTCCGGCGCCAGGCTGACAGGTTGAACGCATGGCAGGTCCGGCGCCAGGCTGACAGGTTGAACGCATGGCAGGTCCGGCGCCAGGCTGACAGGTTGAACGCATGGCAGGTCCGGCGCCAGGCTGACAGGTTGAACGCATGGCAGGTCCGGCGCCAGGCTGACAGGTTGAACGCATGGCAGGTCCGGCGCCAGGCTGACAGGTTGAACGCATGGCAGGTCCGGCGCCAGGCTGACAGGTTGAACGCATGGCAGGTCCGGCGCCAGGCTGACAGGTTGAACGCATGGCAGGTCCGGCGCCAGGCTGACAGGTTGAACGCATTGGCAGGTCCGGCGCCAGGCTGACAGGTTGAACGCATTACAGGTCCGGCGCCAAGCTGACAGGTTGAACGCATGGCAGGTCCGGCGCCAGGCTGACAGGTTGAACGCATGGCAGGTCCGGCGCCAGGCTGACAGGTTGAACGCATGGCAGGTCCGGCGCCAGGAAAACGAGGCTAAACCTTTGTTTTTATTGGCTTTCAACCTAACGGCGCCAGGTTAGAAAATGCTAGCGACATGGCCGAACCTGGTCGGAAACCGTTTTTTGGCCGATCGACCATCGAAAATCCAGGTAAAAAGTGGCCCGCAAATCGCAATCCGTTTTTGGAAAAAGTGCTTCCATCTTGAATTTTGTCAGCAATTTTGCTTCTGGCAGTCGGACACTCAGCGGGTCGGCGGCCCGCCCCGACCAGGCTAAGACCTGTTGAGACTGCTTTTGGCTAACCCCTAGCCGCATCTACCTGGCGGCCGATTGGGTAGCAGCACGCGAGCCGCAACCCATTACCCGGGCGGGTATTCCCCGCTTTGGTGGATTACTCCTTTGGCACTTGCCCTTCGGCAAGGGCGCAAGACGAGGCCCGCAGGGCTTCGATCGTCCTGGATAGGTTGTGGCAAACCTCTACATTGCGCGTGCACTGTTCGCCGGCCTTCACGTTGCAAAGGAGGTATGAGTCGCGCATTTCCGTATGGCCGGCGTCCGTTTTGGCAACAATCTATGCCAACTTGTGACTTACGCGATGAAGATTTTCATTCAATTCTGCGATTGTCCGTTGTAGCCCCGCAATCGTAGCGTCCTTTTCGGCGGCCTCCATATCAGTATGTCGCTTTGCGGCATTCCATACCTCCGCGGCTTCGGAAAAAGGCAAGGTACTGTTACCCGCCCACCAATGTTTCAATGCGCTATCGGACATTTCAGTTTACCCTTTCGTCAGCTACTTGGCGGTTTCGTTGGCTAAAATCAAAAACAAATGCTAAATATCTTGGGCAACAAGCTACTTGCGCGTTTTTAGTATTGCAATCGGCTATTACTTTGGGCATATTGCGATCCGTCAACGAGAAACGCTCCGTCGAAAATTTGCACCCCCGGTCGAAAAACTCCCCTCCCGGTTAAATTCATGGTCAATCCGCAATCACCGCAAAATCACCCCCCGCGGTCTTGTTTCCGAGACAGCGTTTGGCAAAATCACACTCCCGGCATTCCGGTGAGAGGTCGGTGCGGAACAACTCAGGCAACGAGCGATTCGCCTTGCGCAAAACCGCAACTGCGGCCTCGATACGCATTGCCAGGCCAGCGCGGACAACCGCCTCGCCGTTCTTGCGATACCCTCCGGCAACTTGGTGAAGCGTGCCGAGCGTCGTACCCTGACAACTCCGCAAGCATTGCCTTTTCCTCGCTCGTCGCAGCGTTCAGAAATACTCTTAATTGGTTCATTGGGTAGCCTTATGCCACATTGCAATTTGCCAAATTTAACACTTGCTAAACACTAAATCAACTGATATAACGATAACTCAGTATCAAATTAGTGCTGAAAAAAAAAGCTAGGCTCAAAGCCAAAGGAGAAGTACCATGAACGCGACGAAACATTTGAAGGCGGTCTACGATATACGCAGAGACAACCTGCGGGCGTATCTGAGGGACAACGGCGGCGCTACCTCCGTGTCGAAGCAGTTAGGGCACACGAACGCAAGTACGCTTTCGCAAATAACCGGCGCGAACGCAACCCGTTTACTTGGCGAGAAAGCCGCCAGGGAGTACGATCAAAAATTATCCCTCCCGGTAGGTTGGTTCGATGTTCAACGGGATTCCTACGGAAACGCAGTTGCGCACGAAGCACCGCATAAGCTAGACCAAAAAGACCCGCCGGTAGACCTGCGCAAAGCAACCCTGCTTGATTCCGATCGGTTGTCCTTCTGCTTAACTACTACCCTGGCCGCCAGTACGGAAAACAGCCGGCCGCTGTCATCCGCAAAGGCGATGGACATTGCGACCATAGCCTATGAGTCGAATCACCCCATTGGCGACACGCTAAAGGCCATTATCGAACGCCTTGTCAGGCTGGCAACGTAAATTTTTCCAACGCCGAAAGGCCCACAGCACAAGGGTTATCGGCGTTTTTCTTCGTCAGAATCTTTATACTTTGCTAAAAATAGTTTGCAATTTTGGAAAGCACTTGCTAAAGTTCGCTTGCTGCATATTTTTAACAACTGTTACAACATGGAGAAACCAAATGAGCCTTGAACTCGCTTTGCAAGAAAACACCGCCGCTGTTCTTCAACTGGTCGCCGCGTTGAAATCCGCCGGTAGTCCGAAGGCCGAGAAGGTGGCTTTGGGAAAGTCGAAAGAAGCCCCCGCGCAAACTGCTGCTACGGAACCTGCCGATACCCCCACTACTGCGGAACAAGTCGCTGCGCCGGAAGTGAAGGCATCGACCTCCGGCGAGCAATCCCCCTCCCCGGCTAAAAAAGAGCCGATGACGGCGGAACAGCGTGCGCCGATTCTGACCGCTGCGGTCGCCAAGGCTGGGCGTGATGCCGTGGTCGCGCTCCTGAAATCCTACGGTGCGGCCCGCGCAAGTGAAATCGCCCCCGAACGCCTGGCAGCTTTCGACGTTGAACTCAGCCGCATGGTTGCCTGACATGACCGCCCCGCAACCTAGCAAGCACGCTATCTGCTCTCCGTCATCCGCCTACAAATGGATGACGTGCGTAGGCAGTATCGCAATGGAGAAGCTGGCTGGCAACAAGGACCAGGCCGGCATGGCGGCGTCGGAGGGTACGTTCCAACATCACGTAGCGGCCCTGTGCCTTGAGAACAAACGCGCTGCGGAGTCGTACATCGGCTACCAGGAAAAGGTGGACGGTATCGACTTTACCTTCGACGAGGAACACGCCCGCACGGTGCAGGTTTATCTCGACACGGTTTGGGGTCATGTTGGTGATACCGGCGAATTGTTCATTGAACAGGGACTCGATATTTCCAGCATCACCGGGGAGCCGGATGCAATCGGGACCGCCGACGCGATTGTTGTACGCCACGGCGAGTTGATCGTGATCGACCTCAAGACAGGCCGCAACAATGTCGAAGCGTTTGGAAATCACCAACTGATTATCTATGCGCTGGCGGCATTGAAAGCGTACAACGAGGGCAAGTTGGTCGGTGCTATCCACATCGACAACACGGCCGCCGATCTTTTCTAGGGGATACCATGCAAACAATCAACACAATTCGCCTGGTAATCAGTCAGCCGAACGTCCGAAACGCACCGTCCGAATGGGATTTCAAGAACGATGCCGCGGTTGAGGCCGCACAAACCCGGTGCCTCGCGGCCGGTCTTGAAGCACTTGGCCTTATCGGGAAGCCGATTGACACTATTTCGGAATACCTTACCCCCGGTGAAAAGCAATGCGTCTATTGCCGTGCGAAGGCCGAATGTCCGAAGCTGGAAAAGGTCGTTGCGGAAGCGGTCGGCATGGACTTCGATTCCACACCGGACACCGCCGAAACGCACTACCCGGAGGACAAAGCGCGGCTTGCCAAGCTGTTCCTGCTTCTTCCCTTGATCGAAAAGTGGTCGAAAGCTGTTTCTCAAAAGACCATTGCCGGTGCACTTGCTGGCGAAATCGGCGAGGCCGAAGGGTTGAAAGTCGTAGAGGGCCGTGCCGGGAATCGCGCGTGGGATAACCCCGCAGAGGTTGAAGAAGAAATGAAGGCGATGCGAATCAAGCGAGACCAAATGTACACCTTCAATCTCGTTTCCCCGACGCGGGCCGAAAAGCTGATCGCCGAAGCCAATCCGCGCAAGTGGAAGAAACTGGCCGCCCGAATCACTCGCGCCGATGGTACGCCGACCGTTGTTGCCCTGGAAGATATGCGCCAGGCGATTAACGTAAAGCCCGCCGACGATTTTGAAGTGGTCGGCGAATCCGCTAACGATCTGTTGTAGCACGTCCGTAACTTTAGCAATCACCAAACCGCGGGTAGAAAATCGCCCGCAACTTTACAGAAAAGGAAACACGAAATGAAACTCTTTATCGAAGGCGCCCGCCTCTCGTTTGCCCACCAACTGTTCAATGCCGAAGCAATGGAAGAAGGGCAAACCAAAAAAGTTCGGCGCCGACTTCATTCTGGAAGAAACAACAAAGGTTCACAAAGTCACATCGGTCGACGGTAAGAAGGTCCGCACGCCGATTACGGCCGCGGCCGCAATGATCGAGGTTGCGAACGAAACCTGGAAGGGCAAGGGCAGGGAAATGCTTCACGCCCTTGAGCCCTCAAAGAAGTGCCTCCGCAACGGTGATGCGCGCCTTTCCAGTTCCGGCGAGGTTTATGTCGGGTATGAGGGCAAACTTTACTTCTCCGCAAAGAACGCCACGCGCCCGACGATTCTTGACAAGGACAAGACCCCGCTTACCGAGGCCGATGGTAAGCCCTATTCCGGTTGTTACGTCAATGCGTCAATCGAAATCTACGGCATGTCCGATATGAAGAAAAAGGGCGTGCACGCTTCCCTCAAGGGTGTCCAGTTCCACTCTGACGGCGAATCGTTTGGTGGCGGTGGCGTGGCATCCCCGACGGTTTGACGACCTGGGCGACACCGGCGGCGGTGCGGCTTCAAGCACGTCTGACAACGATCTGTTCTAAAGGGGCGCCACCATGAAATCCTCACCTTTCTACCGTTCGCGTGCGCCCATGGCGGCCCTCGCCGCGGCGCTCTCCGGTTCGGCTGAGTACATTCAAGCACTCAACGCGGCGCAAGGGTATCGCTCCCGCGGCAAGGGACTTGGGCAGCACTCCGGCAAGAAATCCTCTCGCGGGCCGCCGGGGCAGTTCGTCGGCTGAGTCGCTACGCCGGCAAGGTATCGCAAGGGGATGGGAGCACCGGCAAGAAATGGGGCAGTTCCTGGTCGCCACGCCGGCGTACGAATGGGGAATGCCACTGGAATTGCCACTGGAATGCTGAAAGCCTCCCCCGTCGCCTGTTGAAAAACCCCCTCCCCGCCTCGCTTGAGGCGGTTTTTTAGACGCCGGTTCCGACAAACCTTTTTAAGAAAGGAGTTGACGGGGTGCGGGAACACCTACCGGCGTCTAAAAAACCACAAAAGGAGAAGTGACATGAAACACATTGCCAGTTTTAGTCGTAGTGAAGTCGTAGATACGGCATACGCGAACCTTGGGGTTTTCCCGCTTGAGTTCAGCGATTGGCTATCCGACAACTTTCACGTTTGGGAGGCTTTTGTCTCGGAAGCGGACCATGTAATAGCCCGCGGATTCAAGCACTACTCAGCCAGGACCATCTTGCATGTCCTCCGGCACCACTACGCGATTGCCGAGTCGGTACCACAAGGCTGGAAGCTGAACAACAACAGGTCGCCGTACCTTGCGCGCCTGTTCGCAATCCTGCACCCGGTCCACGGCGGCCTGTTTGAGTTCCGCGAAACAAAGGCTGAAAGGCATGGTTTGTAATGTCCGTTAAGCTACTACATGGTGATTGCCTAAAGCTACTGATCGAACAACCGAGCAATTCAGTTGACGCGATCGTTACCGATCCGCCTTACGGCCTGGCGTTTATGAACAAGCATTGGGATTACGCTATCCCCGGTGTCGAAATATGGAAAGAGTGCCTGCGCGTACTCAAACCAGGCGGCCACTTGCTTTCATTCGCCGGCACGCGAACGCAACACCGAATGGCCGTCAACATCGAGGACGCTGGTTTCGAGATTCGGGATTTGATCGCCTGGGTACTCGGGTCGGGATTCCCGAAGTCTATGGATGTGAGCAAGGCAATAGACAAGGCGGCCGGCGCCGAGCGTGAAGTGGTTGGTGTACGCAAAGGAACTGCGAATAAAACCTTGTGCCAGGTTGAGAATGGAAAAGGGTTTGGCGCGACAGTGGTTGAAACCACCCCCGCAACAGACGCCGCAAAGCAATGGCAAGGTTGAGATACCGCGCTTAAACCCGCCCTTGAGCCAATCACCGTCGCGCGCAAACCTATTTCAGAAAAGACCATTGCGGCAAACGTACTTGCACACGGCACCGGCGGGCTGAACATAGACGCATCCCGCGTACCCCTTACCGATGACGCCGACGCCGCGGCTTTTGAGAGTAACCACCGCGTAACAGAGCGCCTACCGGAAAATCGAGGCGGGCAAAACCTTGGGCTACATGAGGGTGGCTGGAAACAGCGCGTAGGCGAGGCGGTAATCCCACCTGGCCGCTGGCCGGCGAATCTTATCCATGATGGGTGTACCGATGTTTTGGGCGCTTTCCCCAACGCCGCGCGGTTCTTCTACTGTGCCAAGGCGAGTAGCAAAGACCGGCACGCGGGTGAACAACCCAGGACCGCAATTCCAGCACGGAAATACGTTGCGCAAGACCGAGAACACGGATACCAAAGGGAACAACCACCCAACCGTCAAGCCAACCGACCTCATGCGATATTTGTGCAAGTTGGTAACACCGCCTGGGGGTGTAGTTCTTGACCCGTTTATGGGGTCCGGTAGCACCGGCCGCGCCGCCGTAATGGACGGCTTTCATTTTATCGGCATTGAGCGCGAATTGGAGTATTTCAACATCGCCACAAGCCGGGTGTACGCGGCGGTAGTGGAGGATTTACTGTAATGCAGTCGAAAATGCAATCCCTTATCGAAGCCTGGGTGAACGTGGTTATCGGCTTCGGCATCAACCTGATAGCTAATCTGATCGTCCTACCTGCTTTCGGGTATCGGGTAACGGTCGGTGACGCTTTCGGCATCGGCCTGGTCTTTACGGTTATTTCGATCGCCCGTAGTTACTTTATTCGCCGTTGGTTTAACAGTTTTTTGCGAAAGGCTTTTCGATAATGGCAAATCGTTTCTTCGTTGACTTCAAGGAAAGCGCCAAGGGCGAAATTGTCGGCGGCATCAAATTCCCCCGCGATTCGGTCTTTGTCCTTGAGTCGCTGGCAGAGATTGTTACCCAATTCAGTGAGGTATGTTGCGTCCCGCCAGAAGAAATAATCGTTGATGTTCTGGCGGTGCTGCGAAAACTCAAACGCAACGGTTCTGCAATGAGTGCCCCGTTCTTTCTCGATACCGAGACATTCAGCAAAACGGACATTCGCAACGGAACTGACAACTACGCCCGCGATGCCGAAATAATGATCTGGACTTACGCCCGCGGCGACCGCCCGGTAGTTGCCTATGACGCTACCACCGGCGCGCGTATGCCTAGCGAACTTGAGGACAATCTACTTGACGAGCGCGTTACGCTGATCGCCCACAATGCCACGTTCGACCGGACGGTTCTGCACTTCAACGGCTTCCCAACTCCGGCCGAAAGGTGGCAATGTACAATGGCGCACGCATTGGCACATAGCCTACCCGGCGGCCTGGACAAGTTGTGCGAAATCTTCAAGGTCGCCGATGACATGGCGAAACTCAAAGACGGCAAAGCACTCGTTCACCTGTTCTGCAAACCGCGGCCAAAGAACATGAAGTTGCGCCGTGCGACCAGGAAACGCACCCGGCGGAATGGGCGCGGTTCGTGGAGTATGCGATAAATGACGTTGCGGCCATGCGCGAAGTGCGCCGCTTGATGCCCAACTGGAACTACGGAACAGAAAGCGAAACCGCCCTCCGCGAACTGGACTTGTGGCACATGGACCAGAACATAAACCGATCGGGCGTATTGGTCGATATTGATCTGGTCAACGGCGCAATTACTACCGCCGAACGCGCAAAGAGCCTGCTTGCTGTTGAGGCGAATGAACTATCGGAAGGCGCGATCGAGGCGACTACCCAACGGGATGCCCTTCTGCGCCTACTTTCAGACGTGTATGACGTTTGGCTACCAGATTTGCGGGGTGCCAATGTGGAGCGTTTGCTTGCATCCGATCTACAACTTGCCGGAGGTCGTCGTAAGTCTGTTGAACAATCGCCTTTCGGCAAGCAGTACGTCCGTCAAGTACAAAAGTTCAAGCAACTTACCGGCCCGGACAACCGATTGAGAAATACAATCCAGTTTTGCGGCGCCATGCGCACCGGCCGCGATGCCGGCCGCGGAGTGCAGTTGCAGAACCTCCCCAGGCCGACGCTAAAGCAGAGCGTCATCGAGGCGGGTATTGCGGCGATCAAGGCCGACTGCGCCGATCTGGTATTCGATGATCCTATGCGCCTACTATCATCAGCCGTTCGCGGTTGCCTGATAGCACCCCTGGCAAGAAACTCGTTGTCGCTGACTTGTCGAACATCGAGGGCCGGTTTTTGGCCTGGCTCGCGGGCGAGACATGGAAATTGCAGGCGTTTGCCGATTTCGACACCTGCATGGGCGTTGACGGCAACTGTACACCGGCGATCAGATCAGGGACGCCGTACTCTCCGGCAATCCTGTTGAACTCAGTTGGATAAGAAGGTGAACCGACGCGCAAGGGTTATGACCTGTATGCACTCGCCTACTCAAAGGCGTTTCGCATCACGCCAGAGGCCGTCATGGAGAACAAATCTTCCGGGGATGGTTCGTTCCGGCAAATCGGCAAAGTTATGGAGTTGGCCCTTGGCTACGAGGGCGGCGTAGGTGCGTTCGTAACTTTCGCAGTTGCCTATGGAATCGACTTGGATCAAATGGCAGAGGGTGCGGCTGGAAACATCCCCGAACGTATTTGGCGGGAAGCGGAACGCGCACACGAATGGGCAGTAAAAACCAAACGTGACTACGGAATGAAGAAGAAAACCTGTGGTTTGCGACTCGTTCAAGCGCCTTTGGCGCGAAGCCCATCCCGAAACAGTCGGCTTCTGGAAAGAGTTGGAACAGGCGTTCCGCCTGGCGCTTGACACCCCGGCCGCACGTTCTATGCCCGCAAGATTTCCGCTACAAAATTGGGCGCATGGATGACACTTACCCTACCATCCGGCCGGAAGCTGTGCTACCCATCCCCACGGTACGACGAAAACGGCAAACTCAGTTACATGGGTATCAATCAGTTCAGCCGGCAATGGAACAGGCTCAAGACGTATTCCGGCAAACTGGCGGAAAACGTGACGCAAGCCGGAAGCCGCGACGTTCTAAAAAGCCCCGGTGCGCCGTATCCTCGATTACGGATATGAAATCAAGATTCCGGTACATGACGAGCAAATTACCGAGGCGGTCGACCTTCCCCTGCTATTCCGACGCGCACCTTGCCGCGCTCATGTCGGATAACCCCGCCTGGGCCAAGGGCTTACCGCTTGCTGCAGCGGGGTTTGAAAGCAACAGATATAGAAAGGATTGATGTGGTGAAAGACAAGGAAAGGTCGCCATGCGGATGAAAGCCTACTACGAGGCGAACCGCGAGCAGATCGTCGCAGGCCAGAAAGCCTACTATGAATCGACCAAGGAAAAGGTAGCCATGCAGAAGAAAGCCTACTATGAAGCAAACAGGGAAAAGATATTAGCGCGGAAGAAAGCCTACTATGAATCTAACAAGGAAAAGGTAGCCATGCGGATGAAAGCCTACAATGAAGCAAACAAGGAAAAGTTAGCCATGCAGAAGAAATCCTACAATGAAGCAAACAAGGAAAAGTTAGCCATGCAGAAGAAATCCTACCGTGAAACGAACAAGGCGCGGATATACGCGCATGCCAACGCACGTAGACTATTCAAAGGTGCATCCCGCCTTTCCAAAGCGTACATTAGCCAAACCGCAGAGGAACAAGCTGGCCCGCGAAATCGCCGAACTATCCGGTGATGCTATACACGTTGACCACATCATACCGCTTAAAGGCGTAACATAGGACGGCGCCGATGTTAGCGGGTTGCATGTTCCCTGGAACCTTACGATTGTCCACTATAGAACGAACCTACAAAAGCACAACAAAGCACTGAATAGCGACGCACTAGCATTTAGCAATCTGCAAATAATTGTTGACGATACGTTTAGCGTTTGATAAAGTTCGTTTCGCACCAACTAAATCAACTAGGAGAAACCAAATGGGTAGCACTGAGAGGAAAGCAAGCCAGAAAGCCTACTACGAGGCGAACCGCGAGAGGATTGCCGAACGCCAGGAAAGCCTACTACGCAGAGAACCGCGAGAAGATCGTCGCACGCCAGAAAGCCTACTACGGGCGAACCGCGAGAGATCGCCGCCCGCAGAGGCGTGGACCGGAAACGAAAGCGGCCTACGCAAAGGAGTATTACGCAGCAAACCGCGAACGTCTGATTGCGTATCAAAGAGAATCCGCAAAAACCTACATGGGCAAATAAGGAGAAGCAAAATGCATACGCCCGGTATTTTTCACTCCCCGGATTTCGCCTCGTCCTTTCGCCAGTGCTACAAGGCGCGGTAATCATGGCTATCGTGCTGTTCGCAAACAGCATATTGTCGCAGCGCGCGGAGGCGGGGCAGCAAGCGGAAGAAACCAGGCTTGAGGCTAAAATTTCAAAGCAGGCCGGTTACATCGCCTCGCTCGAAAAGACCCTTGCGATGTGCCTAACCCGCGGCGATCACCCCCTAACAATCGGCGGCGAATTGTGGTTCTGCGGCGCCGCCAATACCGGGATAAAAATGAAAAAAAAACGGATTCCAGCACGGGACATTACAGCATGAGCTTGATAGATAAAAAAGAAGCATTTGCCGAACTCGTAAAAAGTGGGCGCAGCGGATATTCAGTTATCGACACGGCCCTGGACAAAATCGCAGGACTTGAACAGCAACTCGCCGAGCGCGACGCAAAGATTGTGCGTCTTGAGGAGCAGGCCGCACGACTTTTGCACGGACTTGCAAAATGTGGAGAAGCGCGCGACTGCCTCAAGCAGCAACTCGCCGCCAATGATGCAGCACTCTATAACACCGCCCGAAAAGCGGCACGTATTGCGATGGAAAAATGCAAGAACGCAACAGGCCAGCGTCGCAAGATTGAAATGTATGTCAGCGCAAACCAGATCGCAGAGGATGTGCTAGACGCGATCAACAATGGACTAGAGAAATTAGCGCATCAAAGAAAAAGCGGGAACTCAATCGTGCGACTATGGAACACGGTGCTTCAAAGTTGTCTGCGCAATTTGCAACTGCTAATCACACGATGCTGAATATTACCGAGAGTATTGCAGCAAACCATATCTCAAAACTTGAACAGCGACTCTCCGACGCAACCAAGCAGAACGTGCTGCTGCGGAATGCAATCGACGCTCACTTGAATCCATGTGGTTGCCTTAAAGGTTGTGAGTTTTGCAACGGGAAGTATTCACTTGACGAAGCACTCGCCGCCACGGCTGACCTTGGCGAGTACACCCTATGCGAGAAGGAGCCTGTTGCTGGGCTTCACGAGAATCGCCCAGATGCTGACGTTATTACCCACGCAGTAAAGAATGTATGGAATGGTGTGGTCGTTGGGAGAATGGCTCAATACTCGATCACACTCTACGCCCAGAAAGGACTGACGAAATGGTAACTAACTGCCCTAAATGTGGATTGCCGCGATTCGCCGGTGTTGGAGGCTATGCAGGCCCACAGTGCACCCTGCCTAGTTACTAACTTTGCCGTTGTGGATCCAGTTGTACGACAGCAACAAGAAATCGAATCCCTGCGCCAGCAACTCGACCACATTAAAGAGGTTGATTTTCCGCGCAAAGTCGAAGCAGTTTCGAATGGATGGAGGACTCGCCTCGACGCAGAAAGAATCGTTGCCAAGGAGCGTTTTGAAAAACTATTAAGTTGGGTTGATGATTACTGCGAGGTTGATGACAAAGACTTTATAGA
Proteins encoded in this window:
- a CDS encoding DUF2800 domain-containing protein, with the translated sequence MNSAAWLPDMTAPQPSKHAICSPSSAYKWMTCVGSIAMEKLAGNKDQAGMAASEGTFQHHVAALCLENKRAAESYIGYQEKVDGIDFTFDEEHARTVQVYLDTVWGHVGDTGELFIEQGLDISSITGEPDAIGTADAIVVRHGELIVIDLKTGRNNVEAFGNHQLIIYALAALKAYNEGKLVGAIHIDNTAADLF
- a CDS encoding DUF2800 domain-containing protein — translated: MQTINTIRLVISQPNVRNAPSEWDFKNDAAVEAAQTRCLAAGLEALGLIGKPIDTISEYLTPGEKQCVYCRAKAECPKLEKVVAEAVGMDFDSTPDTAETHYPEDKARLAKLFLLLPLIEKWSKAVSQKTIAGALAGEIGEAEGLKVVEGRAGNRAWDNPAEVEEEMKAMRIKRDQMYTFNLVSPTRAEKLIAEANPRKWKKLAARITRADGTPTVVALEDMRQAINVKPADDFEVVGESANDLL
- a CDS encoding DUF2815 family protein, with product MPKQWKKGKPKKFGADFILEETTKVHKVTSVDGKKVRTPITAAAAMIEVANETWKGKGREMLHALEPSKKCLRNGDARLSSSGEVYVGYEGKLYFSAKNATRPTILDKDKTPLTEADGKPYSGCYVNASIEIYGMSDMKKKGVHASLKGVQFHSDGESFGGGGVASPTV
- a CDS encoding site-specific DNA-methyltransferase — translated: MSVKLLHGDCLKLLIEQPSNSVDAIVTDPPYGLAFMNKHWDYAIPGVEIWKECLRVLKPGGHLLSFAGTRTQHRMAVNIEDAGFEIRDLIAWVLGSGFPKSMDVSKAIDKAAGAEREVVGVRKGTANKTLCQVENGKGFGATVVETTPATDAAKQWQG